The proteins below come from a single Streptomyces sp. B3I8 genomic window:
- a CDS encoding DUF6114 domain-containing protein, which yields MGAGGGGFRGWRARRPFWGGVLLTLGGGEILLTEKASMKVVLHVGMQGVAGYLLPTVMVLCGVLTLLSPGQRLFYSLVGALSALGTWLTSNLGGFLVGLLLGLVGACLIFGWMPDQEPRGRWLRRRNKQNKRNRGAEGDTAPTWATSAGAARIPAPRAGGSTPPFPPAP from the coding sequence GTGGGTGCCGGTGGTGGCGGGTTCCGCGGCTGGCGGGCGCGGCGCCCGTTCTGGGGCGGTGTGCTGCTGACCCTGGGGGGCGGGGAGATCCTGCTCACCGAAAAGGCGTCGATGAAGGTGGTGCTGCATGTCGGCATGCAGGGCGTGGCGGGATATCTGCTGCCGACGGTGATGGTGCTGTGCGGCGTGCTGACACTGCTGAGCCCCGGTCAGCGGTTGTTCTACTCGCTGGTGGGCGCCCTGTCGGCGCTGGGCACGTGGCTGACGTCGAACCTGGGCGGGTTCCTGGTGGGACTGCTGCTGGGGCTGGTCGGGGCCTGTCTGATCTTCGGGTGGATGCCGGACCAGGAGCCGCGCGGCAGGTGGTTGCGGCGACGGAACAAGCAGAACAAGAGGAACCGGGGGGCCGAGGGGGATACGGCCCCGACGTGGGCGACATCGGCCGGTGCCGCACGGATCCCCGCGCCCCGCGCGGGCGGCTCTACGCCGCCGTTTCCTCCCGCACCGTGA
- a CDS encoding ATP-binding protein: MAPPSSPQPLGRPPGSGRPAPRAGIFGLPAAPASVGLARGHVRGLLEDWEFDPETCDNAVLVTSELVTNAVMHTASDRIVCRLRTDGDRIRIEVEDESRGPTLPEQRISRPDDQGGRGLMLVGVLSSDWGVRDSPYGPGRIVWAELIPEGPDPDLDQDPALGFTPVPTLAPAVTSLAPSASVHDIRPVPRLAEGTHPHEPSAHP, from the coding sequence GCCCCCGGGCTCCGGCCGGCCCGCACCCCGGGCGGGCATCTTCGGACTCCCGGCCGCCCCCGCCTCCGTCGGACTCGCCCGCGGCCATGTGCGCGGCCTCCTGGAGGACTGGGAGTTCGACCCCGAGACCTGCGACAACGCCGTCCTCGTCACCTCGGAGCTGGTCACCAACGCGGTGATGCACACCGCGAGCGACCGCATCGTGTGCAGGCTGCGCACGGACGGTGACCGTATCCGCATCGAGGTCGAGGACGAGAGCCGCGGCCCCACCCTGCCCGAGCAGCGCATCTCCCGCCCCGACGACCAGGGCGGCCGGGGGCTGATGCTGGTCGGCGTGCTCAGCAGCGACTGGGGCGTACGGGACAGCCCGTACGGGCCCGGCCGCATCGTCTGGGCGGAGCTGATCCCCGAGGGCCCCGACCCCGACCTCGACCAGGACCCGGCCCTGGGCTTCACCCCCGTACCGACCCTGGCGCCGGCCGTCACCTCCCTGGCGCCCTCCGCCTCCGTGCACGACATCCGGCCCGTCCCCCGCCTGGCCGAAGGAACGCACCCGCATGAACCCTCAGCGCACCCCTGA
- a CDS encoding VOC family protein: MNTDSDSTLPHAVLSSDSVFGAPCWVSLTTRDLDVAGAFYTAVLGWTFRTGRLGARFRTALADDVPVAGLAAVASVYRMAAAWTPYFAVPSADDAVARSRERGGTTAVGPLAFPPGRAAVLADRDGAVFGIWEGQLATGWEEWRKAAPVSVRLHTRDAFDAAIFYGEVLQWATGSEGCCEVQYDGAEVVLRSAGETVARIHSGALGAAPDPTIRPHWQVHFTVDDVPACVAAARAHGGGVVRWADGAREAVLTDPDGASFTVREETAA, from the coding sequence ATGAACACTGACAGCGACAGCACACTCCCGCACGCGGTCCTCTCCAGCGACTCGGTCTTCGGAGCGCCGTGCTGGGTGAGTCTGACGACCCGCGACCTCGACGTCGCCGGGGCGTTCTACACGGCGGTGCTCGGCTGGACCTTCCGCACCGGCCGCCTCGGCGCACGGTTCCGCACGGCGCTGGCCGACGACGTGCCCGTCGCGGGCCTGGCCGCCGTCGCCTCGGTGTACCGGATGGCGGCTGCCTGGACGCCGTACTTCGCCGTGCCGAGCGCGGACGACGCGGTGGCCCGCAGCAGGGAGCGCGGCGGTACGACGGCGGTCGGCCCGCTCGCCTTCCCGCCGGGCCGCGCCGCCGTCCTGGCCGACCGGGACGGAGCCGTCTTCGGCATCTGGGAGGGGCAGTTGGCGACCGGCTGGGAGGAGTGGCGCAAGGCCGCCCCGGTCTCCGTCCGCCTGCACACCCGGGACGCCTTCGACGCGGCGATCTTCTACGGCGAGGTGCTGCAGTGGGCGACCGGGAGCGAGGGGTGCTGCGAGGTGCAGTACGACGGCGCGGAGGTCGTCCTGCGCAGCGCCGGGGAGACGGTGGCCCGCATCCACTCGGGCGCGCTGGGCGCCGCCCCGGACCCCACGATCCGCCCGCACTGGCAGGTCCACTTCACCGTGGACGACGTACCGGCGTGCGTGGCGGCGGCGCGGGCGCACGGGGGAGGCGTGGTGCGGTGGGCGGACGGCGCGCGCGAAGCGGTCCTGACGGACCCCGACGGCGCGAGTTTCACGGTGCGGGAGGAAACGGCGGCGTAG
- a CDS encoding DUF6230 family protein, producing the protein MASSSDHTASTAGLPEPPESGSAGGERRGRVRLRRAAVLAVPATAIAAGLIVATAQGALGVQFFISGMPFTVTATELDGTGFEQFGDLDSMTEDSPNAGDTGGQVLVITSAIKKATLTKLCQSVDLGGTNLLITAGGGDTKVTARDLTTDSTQLSGDAAFKNIEIGNDASTMSKAGVQGRPGVFGQQADTVHIKNLRQTNYATTAGVFKLPGLKMRFSDSGC; encoded by the coding sequence ATGGCCTCGTCCTCGGACCACACGGCATCCACCGCCGGCCTGCCCGAGCCCCCGGAGAGCGGTTCCGCCGGGGGCGAAAGACGCGGACGCGTACGTCTGCGTCGCGCCGCCGTCCTGGCGGTGCCCGCCACCGCGATCGCGGCGGGACTGATCGTCGCGACCGCCCAGGGTGCGCTGGGTGTGCAGTTCTTCATCTCCGGCATGCCGTTCACGGTCACCGCGACCGAGCTCGACGGCACCGGGTTCGAACAGTTCGGTGATCTCGACAGCATGACGGAGGACAGCCCCAACGCCGGCGACACAGGCGGGCAGGTGCTGGTCATCACCTCCGCGATCAAGAAGGCGACGCTCACCAAGCTCTGCCAGAGCGTGGACCTCGGCGGCACGAATCTGCTGATCACCGCGGGGGGCGGGGACACCAAGGTGACAGCCCGGGACCTCACCACCGACTCCACGCAGCTCTCGGGCGACGCGGCGTTCAAGAACATCGAGATCGGCAACGACGCGAGCACCATGTCCAAGGCCGGGGTGCAGGGCAGGCCGGGGGTGTTCGGGCAGCAGGCCGACACCGTGCACATCAAGAACCTGCGGCAGACCAACTACGCCACCACGGCGGGGGTCTTCAAGCTGCCGGGGCTGAAGATGCGCTTCTCCGACTCCGGGTGCTGA
- a CDS encoding Tat pathway signal sequence domain protein, which translates to MRTTRTRTLLALAGAATAFALATASPATAADTVLTTGGAGGDAVSVGDVLNASLASGTSATLYSSATGTSGVSCTSSAFTATVTDNPAAPGTATESLTGHTFDAGSCSSNVIGVTGVTGITVEHLPYGTTVTSDGAVTVTPPAGSTIQTTVKLRTLLGSITCVYQAPSLNGTVDEAANGIAFSAQHFTKVSGSSLCFANGYFTATYAPVTDTSQAGSPTVYVN; encoded by the coding sequence ATGCGTACGACCCGCACCCGTACCCTCCTCGCCCTTGCCGGTGCCGCCACGGCCTTCGCGCTGGCCACGGCCTCGCCGGCCACCGCGGCCGACACGGTCCTCACCACCGGCGGCGCGGGCGGCGACGCCGTCTCCGTCGGCGACGTGCTCAACGCGTCGCTCGCCAGTGGCACGTCGGCCACGCTCTACTCCAGTGCCACCGGCACCAGCGGGGTGTCCTGCACCTCCTCGGCCTTCACCGCCACCGTCACCGACAACCCGGCGGCGCCGGGCACCGCGACCGAGTCGCTGACCGGGCACACCTTCGACGCGGGCAGCTGCTCCAGCAACGTCATCGGTGTGACCGGGGTGACCGGCATCACCGTCGAGCATCTGCCCTACGGCACGACCGTCACCTCGGACGGGGCGGTGACCGTGACCCCGCCGGCCGGGTCCACCATCCAGACGACGGTGAAGCTGCGGACCCTGCTGGGCAGCATCACGTGCGTGTACCAGGCGCCGAGTCTGAACGGCACGGTGGACGAGGCCGCGAACGGCATCGCGTTCAGTGCGCAGCACTTCACGAAGGTGTCCGGGTCGTCGCTGTGCTTCGCCAACGGCTACTTCACGGCGACGTACGCCCCGGTCACCGACACGAGCCAGGCCGGCTCCCCGACGGTGTACGTCAACTGA